The following proteins are encoded in a genomic region of Natrinema sp. DC36:
- a CDS encoding cation:proton antiporter, with protein MNGLYSWLLLFGLVVLLLGLFTKWFQQRWYLTEPLTGVVLGALIGPAGLGLLSLSVAGDQTRLLQEVSRVTLAVADMGVALRLPSGYPLKNWRSLAVVLGLGMVLMMAVSGLLVWGLLGVSFWVAILIGATVASTDPIVATTIVTGDIAEKYVPARVRHFISAESGANDGAVYPLVLLPILVLTQPRGEVISRWLVNVIGWQIGGAVLLGAILGYGSSRLLTWTESVGIVEKGTFLAYTLALTFVVLGAARLLGVDGVLAVFVAGIAYRIGPGTKEPTEEAQMQQAMTKFFVLPAFVFVGLAIPWEAWLELGWRGLVLAVLILLLRRPPVIMGLSRWFRPLQTRKEQVFTAWFGPIGISTLFYAMLAERQTGLDSIWPVASLLLCASLVAHGLSATPFSRRMEGGRDGDPEAGNESENDDG; from the coding sequence ATGAACGGACTCTACAGCTGGCTCCTTCTCTTCGGCCTGGTCGTCTTGCTCTTGGGGTTGTTCACGAAGTGGTTCCAGCAACGGTGGTATCTGACCGAACCACTGACTGGCGTCGTCCTCGGTGCACTCATCGGCCCAGCAGGATTGGGTCTGCTGAGTCTCTCTGTCGCCGGCGACCAGACCCGTCTTCTCCAAGAGGTCTCGCGGGTGACCCTCGCCGTCGCGGACATGGGCGTCGCGTTGCGTCTTCCAAGCGGGTATCCGCTGAAGAACTGGCGGTCGCTCGCGGTTGTCCTGGGTCTCGGCATGGTTCTGATGATGGCGGTGAGCGGCCTCCTCGTCTGGGGGCTCCTCGGCGTCTCGTTCTGGGTGGCGATACTCATCGGGGCCACAGTCGCCTCAACCGATCCGATCGTCGCGACGACCATCGTCACCGGCGACATTGCGGAGAAGTACGTGCCTGCGCGGGTTCGTCACTTCATCTCCGCCGAGTCGGGTGCCAACGACGGAGCCGTGTACCCCCTGGTTCTGCTCCCGATACTCGTCCTGACACAACCACGGGGAGAGGTCATTTCGCGGTGGCTCGTTAACGTGATCGGCTGGCAAATTGGTGGCGCTGTCCTCCTTGGCGCGATTCTCGGGTACGGGTCGTCGAGGCTCCTGACGTGGACTGAATCTGTCGGGATCGTCGAGAAGGGAACCTTCCTCGCGTACACATTGGCACTCACCTTCGTCGTTCTGGGTGCGGCTCGTCTCCTCGGGGTTGACGGCGTATTGGCGGTGTTCGTCGCTGGCATTGCCTACCGGATAGGGCCCGGCACTAAGGAGCCGACTGAAGAGGCACAGATGCAGCAGGCGATGACGAAGTTTTTCGTCCTTCCCGCGTTTGTCTTCGTGGGCCTGGCGATACCGTGGGAGGCATGGTTGGAACTTGGGTGGCGTGGACTCGTCCTCGCGGTGCTGATTTTACTCCTCCGGCGACCACCTGTCATCATGGGCTTGTCTCGGTGGTTCCGACCGCTCCAAACGCGAAAGGAGCAGGTGTTCACTGCCTGGTTCGGCCCAATCGGGATTTCGACGCTCTTCTACGCGATGCTCGCTGAACGACAGACCGGGCTGGACAGTATCTGGCCGGTCGCATCGCTCTTGTTGTGCGCTTCCCTCGTTGCACACGGCCTCTCGGCCACGCCGTTCTCCCGCAGGATGGAAGGTGGTCGTGACGGCGATCCAGAGGCGGGGAACGAGAGTGAGAACGACGATGGCTGA
- a CDS encoding YetF domain-containing protein encodes MSSANVFFAGWEAILHVIVVGIAMYASLVVFLRLSGSRTIASMNAFDFIVTVALGAVFGRALTANSVALAEALTAFALLIVLQYIAAWLQTRWPRFERALKNDPALLYFRGEFLRDAMGDQRVTESELRGAVRKENVGSMDEVEALVLEPDGKVSVITSVKDGSALGPVIPDEQPMQPPSEP; translated from the coding sequence ATGAGTAGTGCAAACGTCTTCTTTGCCGGCTGGGAGGCGATCCTCCATGTCATCGTCGTTGGCATTGCGATGTATGCGTCTCTCGTCGTGTTCTTACGCCTCTCGGGGAGTCGAACGATTGCGAGCATGAACGCCTTCGACTTCATCGTGACCGTCGCGCTTGGGGCGGTGTTCGGTCGGGCCCTCACGGCCAACTCTGTTGCACTCGCAGAAGCTCTCACCGCCTTCGCACTCCTCATTGTGCTACAATACATTGCGGCGTGGCTCCAGACCCGGTGGCCTCGCTTCGAGCGGGCGCTGAAGAACGACCCGGCGCTACTCTACTTCCGCGGGGAGTTCCTGCGGGATGCAATGGGTGATCAGCGCGTGACCGAGAGCGAGCTACGGGGGGCCGTTCGGAAGGAGAACGTAGGTTCGATGGATGAAGTCGAAGCGCTCGTCCTTGAGCCAGACGGCAAGGTATCGGTTATTACGTCAGTCAAAGACGGCTCGGCCCTCGGGCCGGTCATCCCCGACGAACAACCGATGCAGCCTCCCAGTGAGCCATGA
- a CDS encoding ion channel — protein MVLFRRHSLRMVTAENLFFLALGSLLLISAFIDILWTTLWANAGAGPLSTRLISGAWHGLRMLGDRQSRLLNLAGPIILTLTLTMWVALIWGGWTFVFAGGENALADTRDVGPISWAERTYFVAYSMFTMGNGDFTPTDGIWQIATSLTTASGMLFVSLGISYVISVLGAVVEKRSFASTVTGIETQSEAFVRDGWNGEDFNELDLPLDTLASDLGRLAKQHKAYPILHYYHSDEADDAAARAVAIFDDALTTLRFGVPETHRPNTPLLNTARSSAQDYLQTLNSIGIQPAEDTPPPPELDRLREADVPTVSEEEFARALDDLSERRRKLLGGVTADAWNWPSENNE, from the coding sequence GTGGTTCTCTTCCGCAGACACTCGCTCAGAATGGTGACTGCTGAAAATCTCTTCTTTCTCGCTCTCGGGAGTCTCCTGCTGATCTCGGCATTTATCGACATTCTCTGGACGACGCTCTGGGCAAACGCCGGTGCAGGCCCCCTTTCCACCCGGTTGATATCAGGGGCCTGGCATGGACTCCGGATGCTTGGCGACCGACAGTCACGACTACTCAATCTTGCCGGGCCAATCATTCTCACGTTGACGCTCACGATGTGGGTCGCACTCATCTGGGGCGGGTGGACGTTCGTCTTTGCAGGCGGCGAGAACGCACTCGCGGACACGCGTGACGTCGGCCCCATTAGCTGGGCAGAGCGTACGTACTTCGTCGCGTACTCGATGTTCACGATGGGAAACGGCGACTTCACGCCAACAGACGGTATCTGGCAGATTGCAACGTCACTCACCACGGCCAGCGGGATGCTCTTCGTGTCATTGGGCATCTCATACGTCATATCGGTGCTTGGGGCGGTCGTCGAAAAGCGCTCGTTCGCTTCGACGGTGACCGGAATCGAAACACAAAGCGAAGCGTTCGTCCGAGACGGCTGGAATGGCGAGGACTTCAACGAACTTGACCTCCCACTCGACACGTTGGCATCCGATCTGGGTCGTCTCGCCAAGCAACACAAGGCGTACCCGATACTCCACTACTACCACAGCGATGAGGCAGATGACGCCGCGGCGCGGGCCGTCGCTATTTTCGATGACGCACTCACGACGCTCCGGTTCGGCGTTCCCGAGACCCATCGACCGAATACTCCTCTCCTCAATACGGCACGGTCGAGCGCGCAGGACTACCTTCAGACGCTCAATTCCATCGGTATTCAACCCGCGGAGGATACCCCGCCACCACCTGAGTTAGACCGTCTCCGTGAGGCAGACGTTCCCACGGTCTCGGAAGAAGAGTTCGCTCGGGCCCTTGATGACCTGAGCGAGCGTCGGCGGAAACTGCTCGGGGGCGTCACCGCCGATGCATGGAACTGGCCATCCGAAAACAATGAGTAG
- a CDS encoding tyrosine-type recombinase/integrase has translation MSKQETVHRYIDLTQVDPLRDAAHDRPLRYDNLGRRLRDELLIVLGIDLGARANELRGLKKSMFRLSEGEVTIPGHVQKDYPHEDLSPGSVTMRLDPFGHFGTVRLLRSYFNSEWYQERDSDYIFPSRQSDQMTTESMRNVVEGLAIHADITVHRSDGEPADPSEFHPHALRHSLSNYMLGDPETRLVDVRNRLRHRSVSTTERVYDHFQRR, from the coding sequence ATGAGCAAGCAAGAAACAGTACACCGGTACATTGACCTCACACAAGTAGACCCACTCCGCGACGCAGCACACGACCGCCCCCTCCGCTACGACAACCTCGGTCGCCGCCTGCGCGACGAACTACTCATCGTCCTCGGAATCGACCTCGGCGCGCGCGCCAACGAACTGCGTGGACTCAAGAAGTCAATGTTCCGACTCTCTGAAGGAGAGGTGACCATTCCCGGACACGTGCAGAAAGATTACCCCCACGAAGACCTCTCACCGGGGAGCGTCACGATGCGACTCGATCCGTTCGGCCACTTCGGAACCGTCCGTCTTCTCCGGTCGTACTTCAACAGTGAATGGTACCAGGAGCGAGACAGCGACTACATCTTCCCATCACGGCAGTCAGACCAAATGACGACGGAGTCAATGCGCAACGTCGTCGAAGGTCTCGCAATTCACGCAGACATCACGGTTCACCGAAGCGACGGAGAGCCAGCTGACCCGTCAGAATTCCACCCACATGCACTCAGACACTCGCTGTCGAACTATATGTTGGGTGACCCAGAAACTCGGCTTGTGGATGTGAGGAACAGACTCCGCCACCGCAGCGTATCGACGACAGAACGCGTTTACGACCACTTTCAGCGGCGCTGA
- a CDS encoding SocA family protein, with protein MTDTGPRVELDPEDQEELKEIIIEFLSQYEALYNYRIQKLIFYGEIYTAQHFGERLTDASFMPYHHGPYSFTVEKALDQLLEEGRICLNTHREGEQYMTSEEHGRLSSKKRTWIKNIHKDTRHMSTQDLVDFAKSTWLWRNFEREERIDFASYIDEVVPARNLHWSLAKEEEPASEEDVERLLL; from the coding sequence ATGACAGATACTGGGCCACGGGTTGAACTCGATCCCGAGGATCAGGAAGAACTCAAGGAGATTATTATCGAGTTCCTTTCCCAGTATGAGGCACTCTACAACTACCGCATCCAAAAGTTGATCTTTTATGGTGAGATCTACACTGCGCAGCATTTTGGAGAACGTCTGACTGATGCAAGTTTCATGCCTTATCATCATGGGCCTTATTCATTCACTGTCGAGAAAGCGCTTGACCAGCTCTTGGAAGAAGGACGTATTTGCTTGAACACACATCGGGAGGGAGAGCAGTATATGACCTCAGAAGAACATGGAAGGTTGTCCTCCAAAAAACGAACGTGGATTAAAAACATTCACAAAGATACACGACATATGTCTACTCAAGATCTGGTGGACTTTGCGAAAAGCACATGGCTTTGGAGAAATTTTGAGCGAGAGGAGCGAATTGACTTTGCGAGTTACATTGATGAGGTTGTTCCGGCAAGAAATCTTCACTGGAGTCTTGCAAAAGAAGAGGAACCAGCATCAGAGGAAGACGTGGAACGTCTTCTGTTGTAA
- a CDS encoding helicase-related protein, translating to MGSAQFSPGQRVILNDTPAEVIRTRTVGDIEYLRAYIDGEGVKTVCLDDIEVQPYQSGLDVLVDHQLDTLHPNHDAVSAQWFDLHTQATKLKLAHEQGQLLSISNSLVRLEPYQLDAVNWVMQKLRQRALIGDDVGLGKTIEAGLILKELSARNRADRVLFVVPAHLQKKWIRDMDRFFDLDLTVADRAWVEGERRRLGEEANIWNQDQQQLVTSMAFLRQDEFRPALRDAFWDVVVVDEAHKTAKRGNSPSKTAKMVDTVTGNSDSLLLLSATPHDGKGEAFRSLVEYIDPFLVAENRELPQETVDRVMIRRGKTDIYDDDGERVFPDREVDSVSVSMTHDERQFYRAVTDYVKNIYNRSEKLNEPAVGFAMALMQKRLVSSVGAIHATLRRRLDDLLDEEAATDGLSEEARAYLEGEDLDEDDKQHAEDEIAGLTVISNDEQLQEEIDTLRNLVSLAEDLPVDSKAQKVRRFISQLLEEQPDEKLLLFTEYRDTLDYLLEFVQDEPWADEILVIHGDVDKEERARIEDEFNHGQSRLLFATDAASEGIDLQHSCHIMANYELPWNPNRLEQRIGRIHRYGQDKEVKVWNFLFDDTRESEIFEMLQTKVEEIRSQLGNTADVLGILDDIDVDSIIMESIENDEPPSATKVELEELIEERQRTLEEWYERSLVDTSTFDAESRRQIQEVVDESEDVYGSEGDIREFFERAVGAFGGEFQKRGTNLYQAELPEGISSPGQDATFGPFTFDRDFAMEHEDITYLAPDTDVLQRLMARVLEDERGEVGLKLLPFVDTPGITYNYRVAFEDGTGEVIREGTIPVFVDAEQKDAQQALGERIVEGDTVTAKPDVDDLRTILDAQNELRTAADRYVSVRVGEIKDTLRNKRHKETARELENLDEYAQAERERIESFIEEYERKADAGSDMDIAIRGQQERLEQLEDRIEMRRKELRRREQIISIAPEVENYSLTLPL from the coding sequence ATGGGCTCTGCACAATTTTCTCCGGGACAGCGAGTGATTCTCAATGATACACCCGCAGAGGTCATTCGGACTCGGACTGTCGGGGACATCGAATACCTGCGAGCGTATATCGACGGAGAGGGCGTCAAAACGGTTTGTCTCGACGACATCGAGGTACAGCCGTATCAGAGTGGATTGGACGTGCTTGTCGATCACCAACTCGACACCCTTCATCCCAACCACGATGCGGTCTCGGCGCAGTGGTTCGATCTCCACACGCAAGCGACGAAACTCAAACTTGCTCACGAGCAGGGACAGCTCCTGAGCATCTCGAACTCGCTCGTTCGACTTGAGCCCTATCAACTTGACGCCGTGAACTGGGTAATGCAGAAGCTCCGTCAGCGAGCGCTCATCGGTGACGACGTGGGGCTCGGGAAAACGATCGAAGCAGGGCTCATCCTGAAGGAACTCTCCGCTCGCAACCGCGCCGACCGTGTTCTGTTCGTCGTCCCTGCTCATCTCCAGAAGAAATGGATTCGGGATATGGATCGGTTCTTCGACCTCGATCTCACCGTCGCAGACCGAGCGTGGGTCGAAGGGGAACGGCGACGACTCGGTGAGGAGGCCAATATCTGGAACCAAGACCAGCAACAGCTCGTCACCAGTATGGCCTTCCTGCGACAGGACGAGTTCCGTCCAGCCCTCCGCGACGCATTCTGGGATGTCGTCGTGGTTGATGAGGCACACAAGACCGCAAAGCGGGGTAACTCACCGAGCAAGACGGCAAAGATGGTTGATACAGTCACAGGGAACTCAGATTCGTTGCTGCTCCTCAGCGCGACGCCGCACGACGGGAAGGGTGAGGCGTTCCGCTCACTTGTTGAGTACATCGATCCCTTCCTCGTCGCTGAGAATCGCGAACTCCCCCAGGAAACAGTCGACCGTGTGATGATCCGTCGCGGGAAGACCGACATCTACGACGACGACGGTGAACGCGTCTTTCCCGACCGAGAGGTCGACTCAGTTTCGGTGTCAATGACCCACGACGAGCGCCAATTCTATCGTGCAGTTACCGACTACGTTAAGAACATCTATAACCGCTCGGAAAAGTTGAACGAACCCGCAGTCGGGTTCGCGATGGCGCTCATGCAGAAACGGCTGGTGAGCAGCGTCGGTGCGATTCACGCGACACTTCGTCGACGACTGGACGACCTCCTTGACGAAGAGGCGGCAACAGATGGACTTTCAGAGGAGGCACGGGCCTACCTCGAGGGAGAGGATTTAGATGAGGATGACAAGCAACATGCGGAAGACGAAATTGCCGGTCTAACCGTCATCAGCAACGACGAACAGCTCCAAGAGGAGATAGATACACTTCGTAATCTCGTCTCACTGGCAGAGGATTTACCGGTCGACTCCAAGGCGCAGAAGGTGAGGAGATTCATCTCCCAACTCCTCGAGGAACAGCCGGACGAGAAGCTACTATTGTTCACGGAGTACCGGGATACGCTCGACTACCTACTCGAGTTCGTACAGGATGAGCCGTGGGCCGACGAGATTCTCGTAATTCACGGGGATGTCGACAAGGAAGAGCGCGCACGGATCGAAGACGAGTTCAATCACGGCCAGTCGCGCCTTCTGTTCGCGACCGACGCCGCGAGTGAAGGGATCGACCTCCAGCACAGCTGCCACATCATGGCGAACTACGAGTTGCCGTGGAATCCGAACCGTCTCGAACAGCGAATCGGACGAATCCACCGCTACGGACAGGACAAGGAAGTCAAAGTCTGGAACTTCCTATTCGACGACACTCGCGAAAGCGAGATCTTCGAGATGCTCCAAACCAAGGTCGAAGAGATTCGCTCTCAGCTCGGAAACACGGCGGACGTGCTCGGCATACTCGACGACATCGACGTAGACTCGATCATTATGGAGTCAATCGAGAATGACGAACCACCGAGTGCGACCAAAGTGGAACTCGAAGAACTGATCGAGGAGCGTCAGCGGACGCTTGAGGAGTGGTACGAGCGCAGTCTTGTCGACACGAGCACGTTCGACGCGGAGAGCCGCCGACAGATTCAGGAAGTGGTCGATGAATCAGAAGACGTCTACGGGAGTGAAGGAGATATCCGCGAATTCTTTGAACGGGCAGTTGGGGCCTTCGGCGGCGAATTCCAGAAGCGTGGCACCAATCTCTATCAGGCCGAATTACCAGAGGGGATCAGCTCACCCGGCCAAGATGCGACGTTTGGCCCGTTCACGTTCGATCGGGATTTTGCGATGGAACACGAGGACATCACGTACCTCGCTCCAGATACTGACGTTCTCCAGCGACTCATGGCACGCGTGTTGGAGGATGAGCGCGGTGAGGTCGGCCTCAAACTGCTTCCGTTCGTAGACACACCGGGCATCACCTACAACTACCGGGTGGCATTTGAGGACGGCACCGGCGAGGTGATTCGAGAGGGAACGATCCCAGTCTTCGTAGATGCCGAGCAAAAGGACGCTCAACAGGCCCTCGGAGAGCGTATCGTCGAAGGGGACACTGTTACAGCAAAGCCCGACGTAGACGATCTTCGAACGATTCTTGACGCTCAAAACGAACTCCGAACTGCTGCTGACCGCTACGTGAGTGTGCGGGTTGGCGAGATCAAGGATACTCTTCGGAACAAGCGGCACAAGGAGACCGCCCGCGAACTCGAGAACCTAGACGAATATGCACAGGCAGAGCGCGAGCGAATTGAGTCCTTCATTGAGGAATACGAACGAAAAGCCGATGCTGGCTCCGATATGGACATCGCGATCCGTGGCCAACAGGAGCGTCTCGAACAACTCGAAGATCGAATAGAAATGCGGCGTAAAGAACTTCGACGTCGTGAGCAGATCATCTCGATTGCCCCGGAAGTCGAGAATTACTCTCTCACATTACCTCTATAA
- the pglZ gene encoding BREX-5 system phosphatase PglZ, with product MQASKSLPDAAKDTIRSKFDRAESSDPVVLWWDDGNYLEDIIEQACADLGVELKVAEKTPLELRANPVDGEQVWYVPHVKDPEDAEGEYDWFRDVEHTGAEVEMSIEDLTVHAFERGQLDTWELKTTTQSDDPAKRREIARILHDQLTGGQLPTLEQLRTRIVTGGYTDPVAFVLENGWGDIDNSSDTIEQMTDLLTSEGVDAVAKEDEPVGIVAATRRWAVAEWLIHAGVDAERFPSEFRAETTGAHGLPELKSVLNNTTSSGLIADRYLGEAMWPEVIAQVDDPWELADCIVDDALERRLWEEWHASFEAGDYEVCLERAEERYDALLGSEDFRGNYRGAYGPDSPWTQTWKQAAEIARLAHQLETWDESATNDVVSLYADADDGTWQIDNAMLNLVVSGEPETDLPNDHPAADTLDEFRTQLQSEYVEYLEDLGDLVTETVEAGAPFVEEDHAYQFFTKESDGLESGQTVALFVIDALRLDLARRLADELRNYVATLPSDAPEFAIDEDIWLGTLPSETEFGKAALTPGEIQMFDVSLVDGELQPLRNNRRVTNNRRESLLNGDGWTVTREQDDGWQSTRVAYFKNDLDNIGEKELSDLEGLLAQRVDSLAEFIGTKLEQGEWDRAYVLTDHGFVLLPDNASPEKISRPSEASDSGRRWIAGKDVDENSPGVLLDASTRLGYLDANVSVLASPLKRFRKQGLGDARFYHGGLLPQEFVLDFISITQG from the coding sequence ATGCAAGCGAGCAAATCCCTTCCGGACGCCGCGAAAGACACCATTCGAAGCAAGTTCGACCGGGCCGAGTCATCAGACCCGGTCGTTCTCTGGTGGGACGACGGAAACTACCTCGAAGACATCATCGAACAGGCCTGTGCCGACCTCGGCGTCGAGCTGAAGGTCGCCGAGAAGACGCCGCTGGAACTCCGTGCTAATCCTGTCGACGGCGAACAGGTCTGGTACGTCCCACACGTCAAAGACCCCGAAGATGCCGAGGGCGAGTACGACTGGTTCCGCGACGTCGAGCACACGGGCGCCGAGGTGGAGATGAGCATCGAAGACCTCACGGTTCACGCGTTCGAGCGCGGACAACTCGATACGTGGGAACTGAAAACCACGACGCAGTCGGACGACCCCGCGAAGCGCCGCGAGATCGCGCGGATTCTCCACGACCAACTCACCGGCGGCCAACTCCCGACGCTCGAACAGCTCCGCACGCGGATCGTTACCGGCGGCTACACCGACCCGGTCGCGTTCGTGCTGGAGAACGGCTGGGGAGACATCGACAACAGCTCAGACACCATCGAGCAGATGACGGACTTGCTCACCAGTGAGGGCGTCGACGCCGTCGCCAAGGAAGACGAACCAGTGGGCATCGTCGCGGCGACGCGGCGCTGGGCCGTCGCGGAGTGGCTGATTCACGCCGGTGTCGACGCCGAACGCTTCCCGAGCGAGTTCCGTGCCGAGACAACCGGCGCTCACGGCCTTCCCGAACTCAAGTCGGTGCTGAACAACACCACCTCGTCCGGCCTCATCGCCGACCGCTACCTCGGCGAGGCGATGTGGCCCGAGGTGATCGCGCAGGTCGACGACCCGTGGGAACTCGCGGACTGTATCGTCGACGACGCGCTCGAACGTCGCCTCTGGGAGGAGTGGCACGCGTCCTTCGAAGCCGGTGACTACGAGGTGTGCCTCGAGCGCGCCGAGGAGCGGTACGACGCTCTCCTCGGGAGCGAGGACTTCCGCGGCAACTACCGAGGCGCCTACGGCCCGGACAGCCCGTGGACGCAGACGTGGAAACAAGCCGCGGAGATCGCCCGCCTGGCACACCAGCTCGAGACGTGGGACGAAAGCGCGACCAACGACGTCGTCTCCCTGTACGCCGACGCGGACGACGGCACGTGGCAGATCGACAACGCGATGCTCAACCTGGTCGTTTCCGGCGAGCCCGAGACCGACCTTCCCAACGACCACCCCGCGGCGGATACGCTCGACGAGTTTCGTACGCAGCTCCAGTCGGAGTACGTTGAGTACCTGGAAGACCTCGGCGACCTCGTCACGGAGACTGTCGAGGCGGGCGCTCCCTTCGTCGAAGAAGATCACGCCTATCAGTTCTTCACGAAGGAATCCGACGGCCTCGAAAGCGGCCAAACGGTGGCGTTGTTCGTCATCGACGCCCTTCGGCTCGACCTCGCCCGCCGGCTCGCGGACGAGTTGCGCAACTACGTGGCCACACTTCCGTCCGATGCTCCAGAGTTCGCGATCGATGAGGACATCTGGCTCGGGACGCTTCCCTCTGAGACCGAGTTCGGAAAAGCCGCACTCACGCCAGGAGAGATCCAAATGTTCGACGTCTCTCTCGTTGATGGTGAGTTACAACCGTTACGTAACAATCGCCGCGTGACGAACAACCGGCGCGAGTCACTATTGAACGGTGATGGCTGGACGGTCACTCGCGAGCAGGACGACGGTTGGCAGTCGACGCGTGTCGCCTACTTCAAAAACGATCTCGACAACATCGGCGAAAAGGAACTCAGCGACCTTGAGGGACTGCTGGCCCAACGAGTCGACTCGCTCGCGGAGTTCATCGGCACGAAACTCGAACAGGGTGAGTGGGATCGGGCCTACGTGCTGACCGACCACGGCTTCGTCCTCCTCCCAGACAACGCATCCCCAGAAAAGATCTCGCGACCGAGCGAAGCGTCGGACTCCGGTCGACGCTGGATTGCCGGTAAGGACGTAGACGAAAACTCCCCCGGCGTACTGCTTGATGCTAGCACTCGACTAGGATATCTAGACGCCAACGTCAGTGTCCTCGCGAGTCCGCTCAAACGGTTCAGGAAGCAGGGTCTCGGCGACGCGCGGTTCTATCACGGTGGACTACTCCCGCAGGAGTTCGTGCTAGACTTCATCAGCATCACGCAGGGATAG